The following nucleotide sequence is from Erythrobacter aurantius.
TCTCTTCCAGCAATGCGTGGAAGGCCGGGCTGTGATCAAAATGGACGAGATGGGCCACTTCATGCGCGACCACTGAACGCCGCACGAAATCCGGAGCCTGCACCAGCCGCCAGTTGAGCCGGATGCGCGACTTGTCCGAACAGCTGCCCCAGCGCCGCTGCGCCCGCGACAGCGCGACCGGCACCGGATCAAGCGCGGCGGCGGCGGTGTAATCGTGCATGTCGGCTTCAAACAGCGCCAGCGCCTCTTTCTCCAGCCAGCGTTGCAGCCGCGTCGCAATCCCGTTCGCGGGGCCGCCAAGGCGCACGGCATCGGCGGCGATCTGCGGACGGCGCGGGGCCTTCTGCTCCCATGCAATCTGCAGCTTGTTCCCGCGATAGAGGATGTCGCCACCCGGACGGGGCGCTTCGCGCCGGGGAACCTTGCCATGCTGCGCTTCGAGCCATTCGCGGCGGGCATGGGCAAAG
It contains:
- a CDS encoding M48 family metallopeptidase gives rise to the protein MIDWLKRSAMEPQIDLNGVTLPIALRRHHSARRLTLRMAPDGSEVRITLPAWARAQEAIAFAHARREWLEAQHGKVPRREAPRPGGDILYRGNKLQIAWEQKAPRRPQIAADAVRLGGPANGIATRLQRWLEKEALALFEADMHDYTAAAALDPVPVALSRAQRRWGSCSDKSRIRLNWRLVQAPDFVRRSVVAHEVAHLVHFDHSPAFHALLEEIYDDNIRKADRWLKDNGRSLYASFG